From Candidatus Hydrogenedentota bacterium, the proteins below share one genomic window:
- the rfbC gene encoding dTDP-4-dehydrorhamnose 3,5-epimerase, giving the protein MPVTISQTEIPDVLLIESPVFKDERGFFTEVHSEREWKKAGLDLRFVQDNVSLSARGTLRGLHYQLEPQGQGKFVRVTTGAVFDVAVDLRRGSPTFGKWVGRTLSGENCLAMWIPSGFAHGFVALEDRTYVYYKCTAFWTPELERSLAYDDPAIGIEWPIPATLISPKDARAPRLDSAEYNFEYAK; this is encoded by the coding sequence ATGCCAGTTACGATATCGCAGACAGAAATTCCTGACGTATTGCTCATCGAGTCGCCGGTGTTCAAGGATGAGCGAGGTTTCTTCACCGAAGTGCATAGCGAACGCGAGTGGAAGAAGGCAGGGCTCGATCTTCGCTTTGTACAAGACAACGTAAGTTTGTCCGCAAGAGGTACATTGCGCGGTTTACACTATCAACTTGAGCCTCAAGGCCAAGGCAAGTTCGTTCGCGTGACCACCGGGGCAGTTTTTGACGTTGCCGTCGATTTGCGTCGCGGGTCGCCAACGTTCGGCAAATGGGTCGGGCGCACGCTAAGTGGAGAGAACTGCCTCGCGATGTGGATTCCCTCGGGGTTTGCACATGGGTTCGTGGCCCTGGAGGACCGGACCTACGTGTATTACAAGTGCACGGCGTTCTGGACGCCCGAGTTGGAGCGGAGCCTGGCTTACGACGATCCTGCTATCGGGATTGAGTGGCCAATACCTGCGACTCTCATTTCGCCAAAGGATGCGCGGGCACCGCGTCTTGACTCTGCAGAGTACAATTTC
- the gmd gene encoding GDP-mannose 4,6-dehydratase, giving the protein MKRALITGITGQDGSYLAELLLEKGYQVYGLIRRSSSFNTGRIDHIYQDPHEPDPRLNLIYGDLSDATGLSCIIGDIKPDEVYNLGAQSHVRVSFDTPIYTSDVTGMGTLRILEAIRHTGGKSRFYQASSSEMYGLVKETPQSEATPFHPRSPYAAAKVFAYWVTVNYREAYGLHASNGILFNHESPRRGETFVTRKITRAAARIKLGLQQKLFLGNLDAKRDWGHAKDYVEAMWLMLQQNDADDYVVATGETHTVREFLEETFSYLDLDYKDYVDIDPRYFRPSEVDLLIGDATKAREKLNWVPRITFRELVRCMVDADMKRAQFDLAAGTPPYLDK; this is encoded by the coding sequence GTGAAACGAGCATTGATTACCGGCATTACCGGCCAGGACGGCTCCTACTTGGCGGAACTGTTGCTTGAGAAGGGCTATCAGGTGTACGGACTCATCCGTCGCTCGAGTTCTTTCAATACGGGCCGTATCGACCATATCTACCAAGATCCGCACGAGCCAGACCCTCGCTTGAATCTGATATATGGCGACCTATCGGACGCGACGGGACTCTCGTGCATCATCGGAGATATCAAACCTGACGAAGTCTACAACCTTGGCGCGCAGAGTCACGTGCGCGTAAGTTTCGACACACCCATCTATACGTCGGATGTGACGGGCATGGGGACGTTGCGCATCCTTGAGGCAATCCGCCATACGGGAGGAAAGTCGCGCTTCTACCAGGCATCGAGCAGTGAGATGTACGGTCTGGTGAAGGAGACGCCGCAGTCTGAGGCGACCCCCTTTCACCCCCGTAGTCCGTATGCGGCAGCCAAAGTATTTGCCTACTGGGTCACGGTGAATTACCGCGAGGCGTATGGCCTTCATGCCAGCAACGGCATTCTGTTCAATCACGAATCGCCGCGGCGCGGAGAGACGTTTGTGACGCGCAAGATCACACGCGCGGCCGCTCGCATCAAGTTGGGCTTGCAGCAGAAGCTGTTTCTCGGGAATCTCGACGCGAAACGCGATTGGGGTCACGCCAAGGATTATGTTGAAGCCATGTGGCTGATGTTGCAGCAGAATGATGCGGATGACTATGTCGTCGCTACGGGCGAAACGCACACGGTGCGCGAGTTTCTTGAGGAGACGTTCTCGTACTTGGACCTTGACTACAAGGACTACGTAGACATCGATCCCCGGTATTTCCGTCCGTCCGAGGTGGATTTGCTCATCGGGGATGCCACAAAAGCGCGCGAGAAACTGAATTGGGTGCCGCGGATAACCTTCCGAGAATTGGTGCGATGCATGGTGGACGCGGATATGAAGCGTGCGCAGTTCGACTTGGCGGCGGGCACTCCCCCGTATCTCGACAAGTAA
- a CDS encoding GHMP kinase, which yields MIVRCKAPLRISFAGGGTDVDPYRRERGGCVLSATIDKYAYASCKPRNDNTIQVHSLDFDIVARYDTRQEFVMDGELDLAKATIARLRGRKRAKGFDLFLHSDAPPGSGLGSSSSVVVALVTLFQDYFQQPMTPYEIAELAYTIERGDLALKGGMQDQYAAAFGGFNYIEFLPDNVIVNPLRLSPDTVNELQYNLLLCYTGKTRVSDGIIDTQVRNYTQRRKPSVDAMDALKTLTVDMKNAVLQGRLNTFGELLSEVWRQKRQMASRIATPRIEEMLAEGKKAGATGGKLLGAGGGGYLLFYTPAFKKHVVAERMTKMGGQPVEFKFEMQGSVSWRASS from the coding sequence ATGATTGTACGGTGCAAAGCCCCATTGCGCATCAGTTTTGCCGGCGGCGGCACCGATGTCGACCCCTATCGCCGCGAACGCGGGGGCTGTGTGCTCAGCGCGACCATCGACAAGTACGCGTACGCGAGCTGCAAACCGCGCAATGACAATACCATCCAAGTTCACTCGCTGGACTTCGATATCGTGGCGCGGTACGACACGCGCCAGGAATTCGTCATGGACGGCGAGCTGGACTTGGCGAAGGCAACGATCGCGAGATTGCGGGGGCGAAAGCGCGCCAAGGGTTTCGATCTGTTTTTGCACAGCGACGCACCTCCAGGGAGCGGATTGGGTTCGTCCTCCAGCGTGGTTGTGGCCTTGGTGACCTTGTTTCAGGACTACTTTCAGCAACCGATGACGCCCTATGAGATTGCCGAGCTTGCGTATACCATCGAGCGGGGCGACCTTGCGCTTAAAGGGGGCATGCAAGACCAGTACGCGGCTGCTTTCGGGGGATTCAACTATATCGAGTTTCTTCCGGACAACGTGATTGTGAACCCGCTTCGCTTGTCACCCGACACGGTGAACGAACTTCAATACAACTTGCTGCTCTGTTATACAGGCAAGACGCGCGTATCGGACGGCATCATCGACACACAGGTTCGCAACTACACGCAACGGCGCAAGCCGAGTGTGGACGCGATGGATGCTTTGAAAACCCTCACGGTGGACATGAAGAACGCGGTGCTTCAGGGACGCTTGAATACATTTGGCGAGTTGTTGAGCGAGGTCTGGCGGCAGAAGCGCCAGATGGCTTCTCGAATTGCGACGCCGCGTATCGAGGAAATGCTTGCCGAGGGGAAGAAGGCCGGTGCAACGGGAGGCAAATTGTTGGGCGCGGGTGGCGGTGGTTACTTACTGTTTTACACCCCCGCGTTCAAGAAACACGTGGTTGCGGAGCGAATGACCAAGATGGGCGGTCAGCCTGTCGAGTTTAAATTTGAAATGCAGGGTTCAGTGTCATGGCGGGCAAGTTCGTGA